The Rhodamnia argentea isolate NSW1041297 chromosome 7, ASM2092103v1, whole genome shotgun sequence genome contains the following window.
CCGCTCATAAACCGATTGATATCTCTCGGCTACAGATGCATCAACCATCAAAATTCTCACTTAGATGTCTGTTCAACATTAACCTAGTATGGCACCTTTCATCAATGGTTTATGTCTCTCGATCTGCActtcaacttctcaacctcGAGCTCGCGTTTTAGTGCTTCCACTTGGTTGAGTAATGCCAACTTTTCCTGTAAAAGAACGACTTTGCCAAGTGAAAACTTTATCCCGAGGGCAAAGCCATATAACATGGATTTGTGGCATGGAATCTTCCTTATCCTCCATTAGCTTGCCTCAGTACATGACTTTTTCCACATTCAATGAACAATAACTTTCTAGAGCAAAAAGGCATAAAACCATTATGGCTGCCCACAGATCTGAAATCTAGTTGTAGCAGAAACAGAATAACTCAGGAACTGAATTATCTGCTGATGGGATAACAGGGGAATAATAATGCCAATTAACATGATGGGCAGAGCGTCACCTTTTGCAAGATGACCAATTTGGAGTTACTGAGACCAGAATCTCCCCCCTTCTTGGAAAAAGACTCTTTAAGCTGAATTCATTGAACACATGTAGGCTTAAGTATACTTCGAATAAACTTGTATTTGGGAAACAGATGGAGAGTCAGAAACACTGCTCAAGCTTGAGGACGTAATCGTACACTTCGAAAATTGAgagtggattttctttttctctttttctttttttatgcaatGCATATCGACCTACCAATAACATAAACAAGTAGCATATAACTATACTGGGCGAACTCCTTTTCCACGGTGCAGGTTTGGGCAGAATAAAATGTTATTTGCTACTTATTGTGCTTGTGCTATGTATGTAGGTTGATTTAGAGAAAGCATAAATTATCCAAGTGACAGAATATGTTTCCTTCAATTAGGTAGACAGTTCCAAGGCACTGCAGGTCCTAACAGAACAGAAGTccaaaaattgcattttggtctAAAGAAGAACATGGACTAGGAATGAATTAGTGGTGAAGAGCATCCAAAAATTTCACCAGGGAGCTAATTATGTGCACAATCTCAGTCAAGTGCACAGAGCTAATAAGATCTTATCTTCCGGCATACATCTTAATCTATAGTACAGGAATGGTTCATCCCTACTAGAAAATGTCTGCAAACTACAAACACTTCGAGAATTGATTGCAGGAGTCATTGCAAACCTCtatatgaggaaaaaaaaaatcatcagagGTTGGATGAGGACAGAGAAGAGATATGAAGAAAGTACGCGTTGTTCAGCACATTCTTGACGCTAAATTGAAGGGTGATCAAGAAGGAGCATACCTCTCTAAGTTCTGCTTCACACTTGTTCGCCCTCTCCAATTCTTCATCATACTTCCGCCTCCATTCGGCGGACTCGTCCATCGCTTCCCGGTGAGCGAGATCAAACTCTTTTCTAGAGAGAGTCGATTAAAGAAGAAATGTTATCAACGTCGCCAGTTAATCTCAGTTCTCCCCAAACGAGAGAAGCTTGACGGCATTCAACAAAGAAACAGAAGGCTAGAACCAATCCAAGAAAGAATTGTAGTAACAATTCTAATCGATAGACTCCCCCAACTTCATCCAACTCAACTGCAAGATGGTATCACGTGGATCGCAAAAAGATGGCTAATTTTTCCGATGTGTTGCTAGACCGATTCACACCAGAAACTCTGAAGACCACATGTTAAGCAAGGAACGAAAGACAATTAACAATATCATCTGAGAACAGAGCTAAAATGGGGTTTTTCCTCTGGTGAGTCTCAACAGGAAGACCAACAATATACCAACGCAGCAATTCGGATGCATCATTCCGATTGAATTCAAATTTGACAGCTTCTTGCAATTATCACAACGACATCTGAAGGAATCGAACTGAAGTAACAAATGCCAATGCCATCCCTTTTTATCAACTGCAAGTTCCATCGGAATTAACGGATCTGTTCGATCGACGAGGAGCTTGAAAGGAATGAACCAGaagttcgagagagagagagagagagagaagaacctgAGCAATTCCGTGTCGCCAGCAGAGACGGAGTAGTCGATGGTCCAAAGCCTAAGGTACACGGCCACTCCGAGCGCCATGGCCACTACCAATCCCAGCACCACCGGCCTCCTTCCCATCTCTCCGTCTCCCGTCTATCGTATCGTGGTCAAAGCTCAAAGTCTCGATGAGCCGCCACAGACCGGCGTGGGCTTGAAGCAAACGGAGGCATCGGATGAGCTCCGCTCCACTTTGCGGTTGCAGGGTCAGGAGTGGCTGCGGACCCAAGACTTGAAAAAGGCCCAAATGAGTTGAAATCatcttttttctatttgtacctctaattctttcttttatcttcaatCGAGTacctcaatttttcaattttattcaaaAGTGGCCCAAGATGATTTTTGCCGAGGTATCATTAACTTAAAAATTGAATACGAATGGACCTAAACGAGTTCTTAAAAAGTTTCATCTTGGGTCTCGTCCAAACCTCGAGAAAGATAAAGATTCATTTCGGAGAAATTAGGAATGAATGTCGTGCGAGCACCGACGCGCTAAAACAAAGAAAGCGTATGTGGAGTTTGCTGTTCTTATATATCAAACACAGATAGGCCGCACAAGTCCTTTGGGAGAGAAATCTCTAATCTTTGAAGGTGTGATTTCCAATCTTCCAA
Protein-coding sequences here:
- the LOC115749794 gene encoding uncharacterized protein LOC115749794 isoform X1, which translates into the protein MGRRPVVLGLVVAMALGVAVYLRLWTIDYSVSAGDTELLRKEFDLAHREAMDESAEWRRKYDEELERANKCEAELRELKESFSKKGGDSGLSNSKLVILQKEKLALLNQVEALKRELEVEKLKCRSRDINH
- the LOC115749794 gene encoding uncharacterized protein LOC115749794 isoform X2; protein product: MGRRPVVLGLVVAMALGVAVYLRLWTIDYSVSAGDTELLRKEFDLAHREAMDESAEWRRKYDEELERANKCEAELREEKLALLNQVEALKRELEVEKLKCRSRDINH